A portion of the Papilio machaon chromosome Z, ilPapMach1.1, whole genome shotgun sequence genome contains these proteins:
- the LOC106717269 gene encoding peroxidasin → MGLLLKILIFLSLVNYAFAEIPCPAKCQCIRNAVRCLHQDLQAVPKTPTDAHTLDARFNKIFDIAPGVFSHLHRLRSLLLNDNQLRELRTGSFHGLRRLKYLYLYRNRIQHIDSDVFQGMVHLEQLYLHVNEIHQVEPETFSNLPRLERLYLHNNNLRKIPPGSFRGLTSLRKLRLDSNALICDCSMLWFVRMLVEHSDMDIAATCYEPATVTGTSLSSMKEEDFNCQKPAIMKDPQDAVVNFGDNAVFTCVVAGEPQPEIVWLRDSVTVPLDTHRYEVMNNGTLMVHAADENDVGIFECTAKNPAGEVKSKPARMIVQTKADENGHPVFTILPRDKIARLDDNVKFDCVATGNPTPHIAWFYNKGRILLSDRITMRHNGSMVIERIQHTDAGIYTCEAENLNGRITAQAKLDVMVAPAFVVVPKDEVITIGETAEFRCTARGVPKPVITWYRNTMALSENENIVISDDNQNLTIIQVSNDDDGLYHCRAENSEGLTEISAILKVEKAQIIAPKIILRPEDTDAFKQTSVQMPCEVESEPPALIEWRKDGTHIEPNDRISISIIGSLIINNVTTTDTGRYECSAFNEYGRDTVSAFLTVKDHVLPGDEYVNIALTEATRDIDQAIAKTMEQLFKSNKSNASISDLYRVTRFPNAPARAVARPAEIYERALDKVKEFIQSGLKVTSVEPFNYEQILSGEHLELIAKLSGCVAHREEYKCLDMCFHMKYRSIDGSCNNLAHPTWGSSLTAFRRILYPVYENGFSQPVGWNKNTKYNGYKLPSSRLVSTTIITTKKITEDIQITHMVMQWGQWLDHDLDHSLPSVSSQTWDGVDCKKTCDYAAPCFPIDVPEDDPRITNRRCIDFIRTSSVCGSGMTSVLFGKLQPREQINQLTSYIDGSQVYGFEKAVADDLRDYSNDSGLLRVGATFPGKKPLLPTIGLNSMDCKRNLEESNRNCFVAGDVRANEQIGLAAMHTIWMREHNRVATQLKTINPFWDGDKVYQEARKVVGSEIQHITYQHWLPLILGPEGYKQIGEYKGYDAKINPSVSNVFATAALRFGHSLINPILHRYDENFEPIAQGHLLLRNAFFAPWRLVDEGGVDPLLRGMFTTPAKLKTPTQNLNSELTEQLFHTAHAVALDLAAINIHRGRDHALPPYTKWRDFCNMSEVNDFDDLAGEISSKNVRDKLKELYGSVHNVDVWVGGILEDQVEGGKIGPLFRCILVEQFKRLRDGDRFWYENPTTFKKEQLAQIKETSLARILCDNGDNIDTIGENVFLLPEVQDGLISCDDIPSIDLRYWADCDSCGDDEEVKKSRFRRDATPDHDIYTQLDDYEERVKHLEDLQRKMVKVLNVLKHRVKYLEETYGAT, encoded by the exons GGACGCACGTTTCAACAAGATCTTCGACATAGCTCCAGGTGTATTTAGTCATCTGCATCGTCTACGGTCGTTGCTGTTAAATGACAATCAACTGCGTGAGCTTCGTACTGGATCTTTCCATGGATTGCGTCGCCTGAAGTACCTCTACTTGTATCGTAATCGCATTCAACACATCGACTCCGACGTATTCCAAGGAATGGTTCATCTGGAACAGCT GTACCTTCACGTCAATGAAATACATCAAGTCGAACCAGAAACGTTTTCCAACCTACCACGATTGGAAAGATT gtatTTGCATAACAACAACTTGAGGAAAATTCCACCTGGTTCATTCCGTGGTCTGACAAGTCTGCGCAAACTTCGTCTAGACAGCAATGCTCTAATCTGTGATTGTTCAATGCTGTGGTTCGTACGCATGTTGGTTGAACATAGTGACATGGACATCGCTGCGACGTGCTATGAACCAGCAACTGTCACGGGGACTTCGTTATCCTCCATGAAGGAAGAAGACTTTAACTGCC aaaAACCTGCCATTATGAAAGATCCCCAGGACGCAGTCGTTAACTTTGGCGATAATGCAGTATTCACTTGCGTAGTCGCTGGAGAGCCACAACCAGAAATAGTTTGGCTACGTGATTCAGTCACCGTTCCATTAGATACCCATCGTTATGAAGTAATGAATAATGGCACGCTGATGGTACATGCAGCGGATGAAAATGACGTTGGAATCTTTGAATGCACGGCTAAAAATCCTGCCGGAGAAGTCAAATCAAAGCCAGCCAGGATGATAGTTCAAACTAAAGCTGATGAAAAtg GTCACCCAGTTTTCACAATTTTACCTCGCGACAAAATTGCCAGACTTGATGACAATGTAAAGTTTGATTGTGTAGCGACTGGTAATCCTACACCTCACATAGCTTGGTTCTATAATAAGGGAAGAATTTTACTATCAGATCGCATTACAATGAGGCACAATGGCTCTATGGTTATTGAAAGAATACAACATACTGACGCTGGGATATACACTTGTGAAGCAGAAAATTTGAATGGTCGTATAACAGCACAAGCTAAATTGGATGTTATGG TTGCACCAGCTTTTGTTGTCGTGCCAAAAGATGAAGTTATAACTATTGGGGAAACAGCGGAATTCAGATGTACGGCTCGTGGCGTACCAAAACCGGTCATAACTTGGTACAGAAATACAATGGCTTTGtctgaaaatgaaaatatcgtTATCTCCGATGACAATCAAAACTTAACAATCATTCAGGTGTcaaatgatgatgatggatTATACCATTGCAGAGCTGAAAATTCTGAAGGACTAACAGAAATTTCTGCGATTCTTAAGGTAGAAAAAGCGCAGATTATAGCACCAAAAATTATACTTAGACCGGAAGACACAGATGCATTTAAACAGACATCAGTTCAAATGCCCTGTGAAGTTGAGAGTGAACCGCCTGCATTAATTGAATGGAGGAAGGATGGCACGCATATTGAACCAAATGACAGAATATCAATTTCCATAATAGGGAgcctaataattaataacgttACGACTACAGATACTGGCCGTTACGAATGTTCAGCTTTCAACGAATATGGGCGTGACACAGTCTCAGCATTTTTAACTGTTAAAGATCATGTTTTACCTGGGGATGAATATGTGAACATAGCTTTGACAGAAGCTACACGGGATATCGACCAAGCTATTGCTAAAACAATggaacaattatttaaatctaataaatcCAATGCCAGTATTAGTGATCTATACAGAGTAACTAGATTTCCAAATGCTCCAGCTAGAGCTGTTGCGCGACCTGCTGAAATATACGAACGTGCATTAGACAAAGTTAAAGAATTCATTCAATCGGGTTTAAAGGTAACTTCTGTAGAGCCATTTAACTACGAACAAATCTTGTCTGGAGAACATTTAGAGTTGATTGCAAAGCTTTCTGGTTGTGTTGCCCACAGAGAGGAATACAAATGTTTGGACATGTGCTTTCATATGAAATATCGTAGTATCGACGGTAGCTGCAACAACTTAGCTCATCCTACTTGGGGCTCATCGCTTACTGCGTTTAGAAGAATTCTTTACCCTGTATATGAAAATGGTTTCAGTCAACCAGTGGGttggaataaaaatacaaaatacaatggCTACAAATTGCCCAGTTCACGACTAGTGTCGACCACTATAATAACaacgaaaaaaattactgaagATATCCAGATAACACACATGGTAATGCAGTGGGGCCAATGGTTGGATCACGACTTAGACCATTCCCTGCCCTCGGTGAGTTCGCAAACATGGGATGGCGTAGATTGCAAAAAAACGTGTGACTATGCAGCACCATGCTTCCCAATTGACGTACCAGAAGACGATCCTCGAATAACAAACCGTAGATGCATTGATTTCATTAGAACAAGTTCAGTTTGTGGTTCGGGAATGACGTCTGTGCTTTTCGGAAAACTGCAACCTCGGGAGCAAATAAATCAACTTACTTCATATATTGACGGTTCACAAGTGTACGGTTTTGAAAAAGCAGTCGCTGATGACCTACGAGACTACTCCAACGATAGTGGGTTATTGCGTGTAGGGGCTACTTTCCCAGGAAAAAAACCCTTATTGCCTACAATTGGATTGAATAGCATGGACTGTAAGCGCAATCTGGAAGAAAGTAATCGCAATTGCTTTGTCGCAGGGGATGTCAGAGCGAATGAACAAATTGGTCTTGCTGCTATGCATACAATTTGGATGCGTGAACACAATAGAGTTGCTAcgcaattaaaaactattaaccCCTTCTGGGATGGTGATAAGGTTTACCAAGAAGCGCGTAAAGTGGTTGGTTCCGAGATACAACATATAACTTATCAACACTGGTTGCCTTTGATCCTTGGTCCGGAAGGATATAAACAAATTGGAGAATATAAAGGATATGACGCTAAAATAAATCCATCTGTTTCGAATGTTTTCGCTACCGCAGCTCTAAGATTCGGTCATTCACTAATTAATCCCATTCTACATCGCTACGACGAAAATTTTGAACCGATAGCCCAAGGCCACTTACTCTTACGTAATGCTTTCTTCGCACCTTGGAGACTTGTCGATGAGGGTGGAGTAGATCCGTTGCTGAGGGGAATGTTTACAACACCAGCGAAACTCAAAACCCCTACCCAAAATTTGAATTCTGAACTAACAGAACAACTGTTTCATACTGCCCATGCCGTGGCTTTAGATCTTGCTGCGATCAACATTCATAGAGGCCGTGATCATGCTTTGCCACCGTATACTAAATGGCGTGATTTCTGCAATATGTCCGAAGTGAACGATTTTGACGATTTGGCCGGTGAAATATCAAGTAAAAATGTTAGAGATAAACTGAAAGAACTTTATGGCTCGGTTCATAACGTTGATGTATGGGTAGGAGGGATATTGGAAGACCAAGTAGAAGGAGGAAAAATTGGACCATTGTTTAGATGTATTTTGGTGGAACAATTCAAACGTCTTAGGGATGGCGACAGGTTTTGGTACGAAAATCCTACTACTTTTAAGAAGGAACAATTAGCACAAATCAAAGAAACTAGTCTGGCGAGGATATTATGCGATAACGGTGACAATATTGATACTATAGGTGAAAATGTATTCCTGCTCCCAGAAGTTCAGGATGGGCTTATTTCTTGCGACGATATACCTTCTATAGATTTACGTTATTGGGCTGACTGTGATAGTTGCGGCGACGATgaagaagttaaaaaaagtcGATTCCGCAGGGATGCTACTCCAGATCACGATATTTACACCCAACTTGATGATTATGAAGAACGCGTTAAACACCTTGAAGATCTCCAACGAAAAATGGTCAAAGTATTAAACGTATTAAAACACCGTGTCAAATATTTAGAGGAAACTTATGGAGCCACCTAA